The following are encoded together in the Aciduricibacillus chroicocephali genome:
- a CDS encoding acyl-CoA thioesterase has product MKKPIAESRTVQSRLVLPANTNHIGTIFGGNVLAYIDEIGAIAAMKHSESTVVTASIDSVNFVSSAKTGDVLNLEAIVTYTGTTSMEVYVRVSAHNLLENREQLTTESFLTMVAVDEEGHPKPVPKVYPETPEEIRLHETAPARKKHRIRKAKLR; this is encoded by the coding sequence ATGAAGAAGCCAATTGCGGAATCGAGAACAGTACAGTCACGCCTTGTACTGCCGGCAAACACGAATCATATTGGAACGATATTTGGAGGCAATGTTCTCGCCTATATTGATGAAATTGGAGCAATTGCTGCAATGAAGCATTCGGAGAGTACGGTTGTGACAGCATCAATTGACTCGGTTAACTTTGTTTCTTCTGCGAAAACAGGTGATGTTCTTAATCTGGAAGCAATTGTAACCTACACAGGAACGACTTCAATGGAAGTTTATGTTCGAGTAAGTGCCCATAATCTGCTGGAGAACCGAGAACAGTTGACGACAGAATCCTTCCTTACTATGGTGGCAGTCGATGAGGAAGGTCATCCAAAGCCAGTCCCCAAGGTTTATCCCGAAACGCCTGAAGAGATACGCCTTCATGAAACGGCACCGGCCCGCAAGAAGCATCGGATACGCAAAGCAAAACTAAGATAA